The proteins below are encoded in one region of Paracoccus methylovorus:
- a CDS encoding phage tail tip lysozyme yields the protein MIGMTATDQVIGKEGRNFTGFFGLGTGLAHTSKYSGEIRSFSDAVKGFEQAEGTDAQIAAMQVLLEQVEQLSMLKGGISGQEEKLIQLIKEQADILLGIKAGETARDARRQREVDETVRGYSQQAEVSAAILKFGEDSAEVETVRARQAREALKLRLQEMGVIAGSVQEQDALAALEADLAASADLRAQARQKESDALIADLTRQGELSAAILRFGEDSAEVEALRARHAREVNDERLKEMGLAPGLLALAQQLFAAEQKRTRQIRDGEAGRKADEMVADLREQAEINRAIALHGRDSLQVKELLIAAERRPYAASLESLKVSEARKREMMAEWDLARGMASADPFGQIAATREMQRAQAERLQQLKLEQALLGQSEAVRSRILALWKAELEIRRQGIDAASERAQESRAAAFEEDALTRSVERQKEAWSSVQSAAETAIDGIIDSLMKGDIEGAFEALASDITGMFAQLAISNPMKNAILGTDHATMADVGGLEGIWARLTGRGDGSDVQLPGPVTDVGTMSVEAANVVIGGPGAMSLLAGSGAANANFAPGIGGGLSGSSDVQSQVWKFFAGKGLQPHQIAGIMGNIQGESGFNPFAVGDNGTSFGLFQHHAGRGQGLLNAVGGSAGLGDVQKQLEFVWRELMTSESGAMQRLLASKDVGGATDAWMRGFERPSNEAMIDSWGTRLGAAEQALTQFSATAQTTTADLGTLGGGMGAFGNALQGFAQGGPQGALNGLLGGIGQIVASAIGIPGFAFGGDFGGGVRIVGEKGPELEFTGPSRIMNAELTRQLLSSRNPAMAANTPAQPVVQIQPVLVNNTSRPFEVETEETTDARGQRQTKYVLSEMTSQGIGARGGAAARTLRGMGVGTPTRRRG from the coding sequence GGAATTTCACCGGGTTTTTCGGCCTCGGGACCGGCCTCGCGCATACCTCGAAATACTCCGGGGAAATCCGGTCTTTCTCTGATGCGGTGAAAGGCTTCGAGCAGGCGGAAGGGACCGATGCGCAGATCGCCGCCATGCAGGTGCTGCTGGAACAGGTCGAGCAGCTTTCCATGCTGAAGGGCGGCATCTCCGGTCAAGAAGAAAAGCTGATCCAACTGATCAAGGAACAGGCCGATATCCTTCTGGGGATCAAGGCTGGTGAGACTGCCCGCGACGCCAGACGTCAGCGCGAGGTTGATGAAACGGTGCGCGGCTACAGCCAGCAGGCCGAGGTTTCCGCCGCGATCCTCAAGTTCGGTGAAGACAGCGCCGAGGTCGAGACCGTCCGCGCCCGCCAGGCCCGCGAGGCGCTGAAACTGCGCCTGCAGGAAATGGGGGTGATCGCGGGCAGCGTTCAGGAACAGGATGCGCTGGCCGCGCTCGAGGCCGATCTTGCCGCCTCGGCCGATCTGCGCGCCCAGGCACGCCAGAAGGAATCGGACGCGCTGATCGCGGACCTGACCCGGCAGGGCGAACTTTCCGCCGCCATCCTGCGGTTCGGCGAGGACAGCGCCGAGGTCGAGGCCCTGCGCGCCCGTCATGCCCGTGAGGTGAATGATGAACGGCTGAAGGAAATGGGCCTTGCGCCCGGCCTTCTCGCCCTTGCCCAGCAGCTGTTCGCGGCCGAGCAGAAGCGGACCCGGCAGATCAGGGATGGCGAGGCGGGCCGCAAGGCCGACGAGATGGTCGCGGATCTGCGCGAGCAGGCCGAGATCAACCGCGCCATTGCGCTCCATGGCCGCGACAGCCTGCAGGTCAAGGAACTGCTGATCGCCGCCGAACGGCGGCCCTATGCCGCATCTCTGGAAAGCCTGAAGGTTTCGGAAGCACGCAAGCGCGAGATGATGGCGGAATGGGATCTGGCCAGGGGCATGGCCTCGGCCGATCCCTTCGGACAGATTGCCGCCACGCGCGAGATGCAGCGTGCGCAGGCGGAGCGCCTCCAGCAGCTGAAGCTGGAACAGGCGCTGCTCGGGCAGTCCGAGGCGGTCAGGTCACGCATCCTCGCGCTCTGGAAGGCCGAGCTGGAGATCCGCCGCCAGGGGATCGATGCCGCCAGCGAAAGAGCGCAGGAAAGCCGCGCCGCAGCTTTCGAGGAGGATGCGCTGACCCGCAGCGTCGAGCGCCAGAAGGAAGCTTGGTCCTCGGTCCAGTCCGCCGCCGAGACCGCCATCGACGGGATCATCGACAGCCTGATGAAGGGCGACATCGAGGGCGCGTTCGAGGCGCTGGCCTCCGACATCACCGGCATGTTCGCGCAACTGGCGATCTCCAACCCGATGAAGAACGCCATCCTCGGGACCGATCATGCCACCATGGCCGATGTCGGCGGGCTGGAAGGCATCTGGGCACGGCTGACCGGGCGTGGCGATGGTTCGGATGTCCAGCTTCCCGGCCCGGTCACCGATGTCGGGACGATGAGCGTCGAGGCTGCAAACGTGGTGATCGGCGGTCCCGGCGCGATGTCGCTGCTGGCTGGCAGTGGCGCGGCCAATGCCAATTTTGCCCCCGGTATTGGTGGCGGGCTGTCCGGGTCCTCGGACGTCCAGTCGCAGGTCTGGAAGTTCTTCGCCGGCAAGGGGCTGCAGCCGCATCAGATTGCCGGCATCATGGGCAATATTCAGGGTGAGAGCGGCTTCAATCCGTTTGCCGTGGGCGACAATGGCACCTCCTTTGGCCTGTTTCAGCATCATGCCGGACGCGGCCAGGGGCTGCTGAATGCCGTTGGTGGATCAGCCGGCCTGGGCGATGTACAAAAGCAGCTCGAGTTCGTCTGGCGCGAGCTGATGACCTCCGAGAGCGGAGCCATGCAACGCCTGCTGGCCTCAAAGGACGTCGGAGGCGCAACCGATGCCTGGATGCGCGGCTTCGAGAGACCGTCCAACGAGGCCATGATCGACAGCTGGGGCACCCGGCTGGGCGCTGCAGAACAGGCGCTGACCCAATTCAGCGCCACCGCGCAGACCACGACAGCCGACCTCGGCACCCTGGGGGGCGGCATGGGCGCTTTCGGGAATGCGCTTCAGGGCTTTGCCCAGGGCGGGCCGCAAGGTGCGCTGAATGGCTTGCTGGGCGGGATCGGTCAGATCGTCGCCAGCGCCATCGGCATCCCCGGCTTCGCCTTTGGGGGCGATTTTGGCGGCGGTGTTCGCATCGTCGGCGAGAAGGGCCCGGAACTTGAGTTCACCGGCCCGAGCCGGATCATGAATGCGGAACTGACCCGGCAATTGCTCTCCTCGCGCAACCCGGCCATGGCAGCGAACACACCCGCACAGCCCGTGGTGCAGATCCAGCCGGTGCTGGTGAATAACACCAGCCGCCCCTTCGAGGTGGAGACCGAGGAAACCACGGACGCGCGCGGTCAGCGCCAGACCAAATACGTGCTGTCCGAGATGACCTCGCAAGGGATCGGGGCGCGCGGCGGTGCTGCCGCCAGAACCTTGCGCGGCATGGGGGTCGGGACGCCGACAAGGAGGCGCGGATGA